In Hydractinia symbiolongicarpus strain clone_291-10 chromosome 4, HSymV2.1, whole genome shotgun sequence, the following proteins share a genomic window:
- the LOC130642400 gene encoding uncharacterized protein LOC130642400: MCQDKSQTLSRSLNFQVNYFASSDVQKFSLLGDGVFGKVYKGCITSMNQVVVAKTVPSSRFLDILAECKIGMLMAGHINFPFMYGVVKLDTLLIEFVRDECGAQSPTLNDFFERSLDSANMKNTLNICIDLCKAIHDLYVNGILHNDLHPQNVLIKNNQCAKIIDFSKATLVTLF; encoded by the coding sequence ATGTGTCAAGATAAGAGTCAAACATTATCCCGTTCTCTTAACTTTCAAGTGAATTATTTCGCCTCCTCTGATGTACAAAAGTTTAGTTTGCTTGGTGATGGTGTTTTTGGTAAAGTTTACAAGGGTTGTATTACGAGCATGAATCAAGTTGTGGTTGCAAAAACTGTCCCTTCAAGTCGTTTTTTGGATATTTTAGCTGAATGCAAAATAGGAATGTTGATGGCTGGCCACATCAATTTCCCATTTATGTATGGAGTAGTAAAACTAGACACATTACTTATTGAATTTGTACGTGATGAGTGTGGAGCACAGTCACCAACTTTAAACGACTTTTTTGAAAGATCACTTGACAGTGCTAAtatgaaaaatacattaaataTTTGCATTGATTTGTGTAAGGCTATCCATGACCTTTATGTAAATGGTATTCTACATAATGATTTACACCCTCAAAATGTCCTAATCAAAAATAACCAGTGTGCGAAAATAATAGACTTTAGTAAAGCGACACTAGTGACTttgttttaa